One window of Bacillus alkalicellulosilyticus genomic DNA carries:
- a CDS encoding NADH-quinone oxidoreductase subunit D, producing the protein MIRTEEMLLNVGPQHPSTHGVFRLVVKIDGEIITEATPVIGYLHRGTEKLAENLQYTQIIPYTDRMDYLSAMTNNYVICHAVETMMELEVPERAEYLRVIVMELSRIASHLVWYGTYLLDLGAMSPFLYAFREREMIINLLNEISGARLTFNYMRVGGVKWDAPPGWVEKVRDLMPYLRKELEGYHTLVSGNEIFLNRVKGVGKYTKEDAINHSLSGANLRCTGVKWDLRKDEPYSIYDRFDFDIPTHEDGDCLSKYFIRMGEIEQSIRIIEQAVEQFPGEGPVLAKTPRIIKPPEGETYVRIESPRGEIGCYISSKGKKEPYRLKFRRPSFYNLQILPKLLVGEPIANLIAILGGIDIVLGEVDG; encoded by the coding sequence ATGATTAGAACAGAAGAAATGCTATTAAACGTTGGACCACAGCATCCTAGTACGCATGGGGTATTCCGACTTGTCGTAAAAATTGATGGTGAAATTATTACAGAAGCAACACCAGTCATCGGCTATCTTCACCGTGGTACGGAAAAGCTAGCTGAGAATTTACAATATACTCAAATCATCCCGTACACCGATAGAATGGATTACTTATCAGCGATGACAAACAATTATGTCATTTGTCATGCTGTTGAAACGATGATGGAGCTGGAAGTTCCTGAAAGAGCAGAGTATCTCCGCGTCATTGTTATGGAGCTTAGTCGGATTGCAAGCCATCTCGTTTGGTATGGTACATATTTATTAGATTTAGGCGCAATGAGTCCATTTCTATATGCCTTCCGTGAACGCGAAATGATTATCAATCTGTTAAATGAAATCTCAGGTGCTAGACTGACGTTTAACTATATGCGTGTAGGTGGAGTAAAATGGGATGCCCCTCCTGGTTGGGTTGAAAAGGTAAGAGACCTTATGCCTTACTTACGAAAAGAGCTTGAAGGCTATCATACGTTAGTTTCAGGAAATGAAATCTTTTTAAACCGCGTTAAAGGAGTCGGAAAGTATACGAAGGAAGATGCAATTAACCATTCGTTAAGTGGAGCTAACCTTCGCTGTACCGGCGTAAAATGGGATTTACGTAAAGATGAGCCATATTCGATTTATGACCGTTTTGATTTTGATATCCCTACTCATGAAGATGGAGATTGCTTGTCAAAATACTTCATTCGAATGGGCGAGATTGAACAATCGATTCGAATTATAGAACAAGCTGTAGAGCAATTCCCAGGTGAAGGACCGGTACTTGCCAAAACACCGAGAATCATTAAGCCACCAGAAGGCGAGACCTATGTTCGAATCGAGTCACCTCGAGGAGAAATAGGGTGTTACATCTCGAGTAAAGGGAAGAAAGAGCCATATCGTTTAAAATTCCGACGTCCGTCATTTTATAATTTGCAAATTCTCCCTAAGCTGCTAGTGGGTGAACCGATTGCAAACTTAATTGCGATACTAGGCGGAATTGATATCGTCTTAGGGGAGGTTGATGGATAA
- the nuoH gene encoding NADH-quinone oxidoreductase subunit NuoH has translation MINELLTSSPSWMNFITFFAIAAVLLGIVLGFVTYAILAERKVLGFMQLRVGPNRTGGGFGLLQTVADVLKLLLKEDTIPKKADKPLFILAPFLAFVPAFVVLAVIPFSENLYFSDIGVGLLFYIAVSGITTLGMLTGGWASNNKYALMGGMRAAAQMISYEVPLVLSVVGVVLLTGSLNLIEIVEAQANVWYVVPQILGFVIFVIAATAELNRVPFDLPEAESELVAGYHVEYSGFRWAFFMLAEYVYLFAMCSLITVLFLGGWQPIIFLDFIPGVVWFGLKFSVVFFFMIWLRGTFPRIRGDQLMEFAWKILLPLAIVNIIITALMKEFLL, from the coding sequence ATGATTAATGAGTTGTTAACCTCATCTCCAAGTTGGATGAATTTCATAACATTTTTTGCGATTGCCGCCGTGTTGTTAGGTATCGTTCTTGGCTTTGTCACGTATGCAATATTAGCTGAACGTAAAGTGCTCGGTTTTATGCAGTTACGTGTGGGTCCTAACCGAACAGGTGGGGGATTTGGACTGTTACAAACGGTAGCAGACGTACTAAAGCTTTTATTAAAAGAGGACACGATCCCGAAAAAGGCAGATAAACCATTGTTTATCCTCGCTCCATTTTTAGCCTTTGTTCCAGCCTTTGTTGTGTTAGCGGTTATTCCATTTTCGGAGAACCTATATTTTTCGGATATCGGTGTAGGATTACTTTTTTACATTGCTGTCTCTGGAATTACTACGCTCGGAATGCTAACAGGAGGGTGGGCATCTAATAATAAGTATGCGCTAATGGGTGGTATGCGCGCTGCCGCTCAAATGATTTCTTATGAGGTCCCGCTTGTTCTTTCTGTGGTTGGGGTTGTGTTACTTACAGGAAGTTTAAATTTAATCGAGATCGTTGAAGCGCAAGCGAATGTTTGGTATGTCGTTCCTCAAATTTTAGGTTTTGTTATCTTTGTTATTGCTGCAACCGCAGAGCTGAACCGAGTTCCTTTTGATTTACCAGAGGCGGAGTCAGAGCTTGTTGCAGGGTATCATGTTGAATATTCAGGTTTCCGCTGGGCATTTTTTATGCTAGCAGAGTACGTTTATTTATTTGCGATGTGTTCCTTAATTACCGTGTTATTCTTAGGGGGCTGGCAGCCAATCATCTTCCTAGACTTTATACCAGGAGTCGTTTGGTTTGGTTTAAAATTCTCAGTCGTCTTCTTCTTTATGATTTGGTTACGGGGAACATTTCCACGAATTCGAGGCGACCAGTTAATGGAGTTTGCCTGGAAGATTTTATTGCCACTCGCGATTGTTAATATCATTATCACGGCATTAATGAAGGAGTTTCTTCTGTAA